From Variovorax sp. PMC12, the proteins below share one genomic window:
- a CDS encoding RidA family protein produces MSMGKPMANYAAAKRVGDFVFMSGVVAVDPATRRAVAGYDAIPEEARTALQGVGYATGQMSVDVFEAPIVAQSWFVLERIRQIAAEHGGTMEDVVKLVQYFRHLPHYAFYNRVRGLFYPGEPPVSTVVEVSRFLPGDEVLVEVEATMYLPSKRST; encoded by the coding sequence ATGAGCATGGGCAAGCCAATGGCCAACTATGCCGCCGCCAAGCGCGTCGGCGATTTCGTCTTCATGAGCGGCGTGGTCGCGGTCGACCCGGCCACGCGCCGCGCCGTCGCCGGCTACGACGCCATTCCCGAAGAAGCGCGCACCGCGCTGCAGGGCGTGGGCTACGCCACCGGCCAGATGTCGGTGGACGTTTTCGAGGCGCCCATCGTGGCGCAGAGCTGGTTCGTGCTGGAGCGCATCCGCCAGATCGCCGCCGAGCACGGCGGCACCATGGAAGACGTGGTCAAGCTGGTGCAGTACTTCCGCCACCTGCCGCACTACGCCTTCTACAACCGCGTGCGCGGCCTTTTCTATCCGGGCGAGCCGCCGGTGAGCACGGTGGTCGAGGTGTCGCGCTTCCTGCCGGGGGACGAGGTGCTCGTCGAGGTGGAGGCCACGATGTACCTTCCTTCGAAGCGCTCTACCTGA
- a CDS encoding TetR family transcriptional regulator C-terminal domain-containing protein: MNARASNNTTTKPPAAADEGDGEAPATRGRSRKYTQVLGLINQAAIEVFASEGLAGASTQAIADKAGLSKAQLHYYIESKEALYRQVLQDILTDWIVVFGFSDEAFGPRKVLGDLIHRKMVFSFDHPLRSRIFTAEMMRGAPVINDMMTTSKARTDQAAAVIRNWMNQGLMDKADPMLVLFHIWAVTQFYADHATQAAYFRDTAQQGDEKDRRYLIEQVTDFLLKGAGVR; encoded by the coding sequence GTGAACGCGCGCGCTTCCAACAACACCACCACCAAGCCCCCCGCCGCTGCCGACGAGGGCGACGGCGAGGCCCCCGCCACGCGCGGACGCTCGCGCAAGTACACGCAGGTGCTCGGCCTCATCAACCAGGCCGCCATCGAGGTGTTCGCGAGCGAGGGGCTGGCCGGCGCGTCGACCCAGGCCATCGCCGACAAGGCGGGGCTGTCGAAGGCGCAGCTGCACTACTACATCGAGAGCAAGGAAGCGCTGTACCGGCAGGTGCTGCAGGACATCCTGACCGACTGGATCGTGGTGTTCGGTTTCAGCGACGAAGCCTTCGGCCCGCGCAAGGTGCTGGGCGACCTGATCCACCGCAAGATGGTGTTCTCGTTCGACCATCCGCTGCGCTCGCGCATCTTCACGGCCGAGATGATGCGCGGCGCGCCGGTCATCAACGACATGATGACCACGAGCAAGGCCCGCACCGACCAGGCCGCCGCCGTGATCCGGAACTGGATGAACCAGGGCCTGATGGACAAGGCCGACCCGATGCTCGTGCTGTTCCACATCTGGGCAGTGACGCAGTTCTATGCCGACCATGCCACGCAGGCCGCCTACTTCCGCGATACGGCCCAGCAAGGCGACGAGAAAGACCGGCGCTACCTGATCGAGCAGGTGACCGATTTCCTGCTCAAGGGCGCGGGGGTCAGGTAG
- a CDS encoding PDR/VanB family oxidoreductase, whose amino-acid sequence MSLERTLTVRVERISRQTPEILAFELAHPWGRPLPAYEAGAHIDVHMPGGFSRQYSLARAPSGNAAPYVIGVKRELGSRGGSASMHERVREGDLLPISAPRNTFPLREEAAHHLLLAGGIGMTPLLAMAQALAARGASFTLCVFARSEEHLAFADALHAPALAPHLRLHLDQGDASQRIDLRALLAERAPGTHLYVCGPGGFMQAVRDAAAMTDWPEDALHAEYFAAPTDANTATGLPFTLKLARRGISVPVAADQTAVDALHEVGIDIPVSCQQGLCGTCVVEGDGEGAEHRDFCLTGSERRHKVALCCSRARGTELVLQL is encoded by the coding sequence ATGAGCCTCGAACGCACGCTCACCGTCCGCGTCGAACGCATCTCGCGGCAGACGCCGGAAATCCTGGCCTTCGAGCTGGCCCATCCGTGGGGCCGGCCGCTGCCGGCCTACGAGGCCGGCGCGCACATCGACGTGCACATGCCCGGCGGCTTCTCGCGCCAGTACTCGCTGGCGCGGGCGCCTTCGGGCAACGCGGCGCCTTACGTGATCGGCGTGAAGCGCGAGCTCGGCAGCCGCGGCGGCTCGGCATCGATGCACGAGCGCGTGCGCGAAGGCGACCTGCTGCCGATCAGCGCCCCGCGCAACACCTTCCCGCTGCGCGAGGAAGCCGCGCATCACCTGCTCCTGGCCGGCGGCATCGGCATGACGCCGCTGCTGGCGATGGCGCAGGCGCTGGCCGCGCGCGGCGCCTCGTTCACGCTGTGCGTGTTCGCGCGCAGCGAGGAGCACCTGGCCTTTGCAGACGCGCTGCACGCGCCCGCGCTGGCGCCGCATCTGCGGCTGCACCTGGACCAGGGCGACGCCTCGCAGCGCATCGACCTGCGCGCGCTGCTGGCCGAGCGCGCGCCGGGCACGCATCTCTATGTGTGCGGGCCGGGCGGCTTCATGCAGGCGGTGCGCGACGCGGCCGCAATGACGGATTGGCCCGAAGACGCCCTGCACGCCGAATACTTCGCCGCCCCCACCGACGCCAACACCGCCACCGGCCTGCCCTTCACGCTCAAGCTCGCGCGGCGCGGCATCAGCGTGCCGGTGGCGGCCGACCAGACCGCCGTCGATGCGCTGCACGAAGTCGGCATCGACATCCCGGTGTCGTGCCAGCAGGGCCTGTGCGGAACCTGCGTGGTCGAGGGCGACGGCGAAGGCGCCGAGCACCGCGACTTCTGCCTGACCGGCAGCGAGCGCCGCCACAAGGTGGCGCTGTGCTGCTCCCGCGCCAGGGGCACGGAGCTGGTGCTTCAGCTGTGA
- a CDS encoding NAD(P)H-dependent oxidoreductase, with protein MKTLVVHCHPNPDSFNHALYRTALEALEPRHSVKAIDLYAEGFDPTLTREERMAYLDNPELIRERVKPHVDALLWAEHLVFVYPTWFHGPPSMLKGWLERVWLPGVAFLPAERKGQLAKSGMRHIQRLTVVTTGGSPRWFVMAIGDPGRRLFTRALRALFAWRCKVTWLQLHDMNAATAHDRSHFIARVSRKLQSI; from the coding sequence ATGAAAACGCTCGTCGTCCACTGCCATCCGAACCCTGACAGCTTCAATCACGCGCTCTACCGCACCGCCCTCGAGGCGCTCGAGCCCCGGCACTCCGTCAAGGCCATCGACCTGTACGCCGAGGGCTTCGACCCGACGCTGACACGCGAGGAGCGCATGGCCTACCTGGACAACCCCGAACTGATCCGCGAACGCGTGAAACCCCACGTCGATGCGCTGCTGTGGGCCGAGCACCTGGTGTTCGTCTACCCCACCTGGTTCCACGGGCCGCCGTCGATGCTCAAGGGCTGGCTGGAGCGGGTGTGGCTGCCGGGCGTGGCCTTCCTGCCGGCCGAGCGCAAGGGGCAGCTCGCGAAGTCGGGCATGCGGCACATCCAGCGGCTGACGGTGGTGACCACGGGCGGCTCGCCGCGCTGGTTCGTGATGGCGATCGGCGACCCGGGCCGGCGGCTGTTCACGCGCGCGCTGCGGGCGCTGTTCGCATGGCGCTGCAAGGTGACGTGGCTGCAGCTGCACGACATGAACGCCGCGACCGCGCACGACCGCAGCCATTTCATTGCGCGCGTGTCGCGCAAGCTGCAGAGCATCTGA
- a CDS encoding ABC transporter substrate-binding protein, with amino-acid sequence MRVPALTIRPLALGLALAAAAFAVQAQEKVVFATNWKAQAGHGGFYQALVDGTYKKYGLDVEIQQGGPMVNNRPMLPAGKVDFLMTGNLLQSFDNVKNGVPTVVVAAFFQKDPQAMFAHPGQGFDTFKDMTKAPVAFIGKDGQFSFWQWMKSEYGFKDSQLKPYTFNVGPFLADKKSIQQGYAISEPLSIKAQAGFDPVVQLLADNGFSTYATTIETRADLIKNKPETVRKFVEASIIGWNNYLYGDNKAANELIAKTNPDSPIAALQGSIELMKKMGIVDSGESLTKGIGAMDEARVKDFYDKMVKAGLYKPGEVDLSKVVTTQFVNKGVGVDVRKKLTGK; translated from the coding sequence ATGCGCGTTCCCGCTCTGACAATCCGTCCGCTTGCCCTCGGCCTCGCCCTCGCTGCTGCCGCCTTCGCCGTGCAGGCGCAGGAAAAAGTGGTGTTCGCCACCAACTGGAAAGCGCAGGCCGGCCACGGCGGCTTCTACCAGGCGCTGGTGGACGGCACCTACAAGAAGTACGGCCTCGACGTCGAGATCCAGCAGGGTGGCCCGATGGTCAACAACCGGCCGATGCTGCCGGCCGGCAAGGTCGACTTCCTCATGACCGGCAACCTGCTGCAGTCCTTCGACAACGTGAAGAACGGCGTGCCCACCGTGGTCGTCGCGGCCTTCTTCCAGAAAGACCCGCAGGCCATGTTCGCGCACCCGGGCCAGGGCTTCGACACCTTCAAGGACATGACCAAGGCGCCCGTGGCCTTCATCGGCAAGGACGGCCAGTTCAGCTTCTGGCAGTGGATGAAGTCGGAGTACGGCTTCAAGGACTCGCAGCTCAAGCCCTACACCTTCAACGTCGGCCCGTTCCTGGCGGACAAGAAGTCCATCCAGCAGGGCTATGCCATTTCGGAACCGCTGTCGATCAAGGCGCAGGCCGGCTTCGACCCCGTGGTGCAGCTGCTGGCCGACAACGGCTTCTCGACCTACGCGACCACCATCGAAACCCGCGCCGACCTCATCAAGAACAAGCCCGAGACGGTGCGCAAGTTCGTCGAGGCCTCGATCATCGGCTGGAACAACTACCTCTACGGCGACAACAAGGCCGCCAACGAACTCATCGCCAAGACCAACCCCGACTCGCCCATCGCCGCGCTGCAGGGCTCCATCGAGCTGATGAAGAAGATGGGCATCGTCGACAGCGGCGAGTCGCTCACCAAGGGCATCGGCGCCATGGACGAGGCCCGCGTGAAGGACTTCTACGACAAGATGGTCAAGGCCGGCCTGTACAAGCCCGGCGAGGTCGACCTGTCGAAGGTGGTGACCACGCAGTTCGTGAACAAGGGCGTCGGCGTCGACGTCCGCAAGAAGCTCACCGGCAAGTAA
- a CDS encoding FAD-binding oxidoreductase, whose protein sequence is MNARTPVPAVDWDAVRADLRGLNVVTAPAQRKQLSKDFYWYSPILTAQLAGCVADLVVKVSTEDDVRQAAAVAARWKLPLTVRAGGTGNYGQCVPLEGGIVLDVTQMCRVLDIGEGRMRVEAGARMHDIDLAARETGQALRMWPSTWHVASIGGFIAGGFGGIGSFRHGILRDPGNLLRARVMTVEREPRVIELHGDEIQQVHHAYGTNGVILDVEVALSPAVEWVHCTVLFDTYRGALDFGIAAQAPTLDIFLLSTVEARFSPYYTAMRDRFPPDRHAVFTMVSPDSMADFRALAEAHGGTISVAGTEAELLADGLPPAYECAFNHTTLQALKADRGWTYLQVAYAQPFDPAVVERHLQIFGDDVLQHQDFARANGECGTFGILLVRWKGEAHQYELIREIESQGGCKIFNPHVVTIEDGGMKTIDTQQIEFKKRSDPMGLMNPGKTRGWTADMAVER, encoded by the coding sequence GTGAACGCTAGGACGCCGGTGCCCGCCGTCGACTGGGACGCGGTACGCGCCGACCTGCGCGGCCTCAACGTCGTCACCGCGCCGGCCCAGCGCAAGCAGCTGTCGAAGGACTTCTACTGGTACAGCCCCATCCTCACCGCGCAGCTCGCGGGCTGCGTGGCCGACCTCGTGGTCAAGGTCAGCACGGAAGACGACGTGCGCCAGGCCGCGGCCGTGGCCGCCAGGTGGAAGCTGCCGCTCACGGTGCGCGCCGGCGGTACCGGCAACTATGGCCAGTGCGTGCCGCTCGAAGGCGGCATCGTGCTCGACGTGACGCAGATGTGCCGCGTGCTCGACATCGGCGAAGGCCGCATGCGCGTGGAAGCCGGTGCGCGCATGCACGACATCGACCTCGCCGCGCGCGAAACCGGCCAGGCGCTGCGCATGTGGCCGTCGACCTGGCACGTGGCTTCCATCGGCGGCTTCATCGCGGGCGGCTTCGGCGGCATCGGCTCGTTCCGCCACGGCATCCTGCGCGACCCCGGCAACCTGCTGCGCGCGCGCGTGATGACGGTGGAGCGCGAGCCGCGCGTCATCGAGCTGCACGGCGACGAGATCCAGCAGGTGCACCACGCCTACGGCACCAACGGCGTGATCCTCGACGTGGAAGTGGCGCTGAGCCCCGCGGTCGAATGGGTGCACTGCACGGTGCTGTTCGACACCTACCGCGGCGCGCTCGACTTCGGCATCGCGGCGCAGGCGCCAACGCTCGACATCTTCCTGCTGTCCACGGTGGAGGCACGCTTCTCGCCCTACTACACGGCCATGCGCGACCGCTTTCCGCCAGACCGGCATGCGGTGTTCACCATGGTCTCGCCCGATTCGATGGCGGACTTCCGCGCGCTCGCCGAGGCGCACGGCGGCACCATCTCGGTCGCCGGCACCGAGGCCGAGTTGCTGGCCGACGGCCTGCCGCCGGCCTACGAATGCGCGTTCAACCACACCACGCTGCAGGCACTGAAGGCCGACCGTGGCTGGACCTATCTGCAGGTGGCTTACGCCCAGCCCTTCGACCCCGCAGTGGTCGAGCGCCATCTGCAGATCTTCGGGGACGACGTGCTGCAGCACCAGGACTTCGCCCGCGCCAACGGCGAATGCGGCACCTTCGGCATCCTGCTGGTGCGCTGGAAGGGCGAGGCCCACCAGTACGAGCTGATCCGCGAGATCGAGTCGCAGGGCGGCTGCAAGATCTTCAACCCGCACGTCGTGACCATCGAGGACGGCGGCATGAAGACCATCGACACGCAGCAGATCGAGTTCAAGAAGCGCAGCGATCCGATGGGGTTGATGAACCCGGGCAAGACGCGCGGCTGGACTGCCGACATGGCTGTCGAGCGCTGA
- a CDS encoding ABC transporter permease has product MASTSTIEPVMPMDTTDATPSADMLRAHEDRLRRRESLLRIVVPAGIVIALLLIWEWTVRANNIPHYILPAPSLILRTLFDNWDSLSSALWFTVKLTLLALTAAIVGGVLLAIAFALFKWVEIGLFPIAVILQVTPIIAIAPLILIYVSSTTAALLLCAWIVAFFPILSNTVIGLKSADSNLRDLFQLYKASPWQTFRYLLAPSALPYFMAGLKIAGGLSLIGAVVAEFTAGTAGKETGLASRILESSFRTEIPMMFAALLLVSLLGIVIFIVFAALSRLVLGHWHESEMRRER; this is encoded by the coding sequence ATGGCCTCGACATCGACCATTGAACCCGTGATGCCCATGGACACGACCGACGCCACCCCGTCCGCCGACATGCTGCGCGCGCACGAAGACAGGCTGCGCCGCCGCGAGTCGCTGCTGCGCATCGTCGTGCCCGCGGGCATCGTCATCGCGCTGCTGCTGATCTGGGAATGGACGGTGCGCGCCAACAACATCCCGCACTACATCCTGCCCGCGCCCTCGCTCATTCTTCGCACGCTGTTCGACAACTGGGATTCGCTCTCCAGCGCGCTGTGGTTCACGGTGAAGCTCACGCTGCTCGCGCTCACGGCGGCCATCGTCGGCGGCGTGCTGCTGGCGATTGCGTTCGCGCTGTTCAAGTGGGTGGAGATCGGCCTCTTCCCCATCGCGGTGATCCTGCAGGTGACGCCGATCATCGCGATCGCGCCGCTGATCCTGATCTACGTGTCGAGCACCACGGCGGCGCTGCTGCTGTGCGCCTGGATCGTGGCCTTCTTCCCGATCCTGTCGAACACCGTCATCGGCTTGAAGAGCGCCGACAGCAACCTGCGCGACCTGTTCCAGCTCTACAAGGCATCGCCCTGGCAGACCTTCCGCTACCTGCTCGCGCCCAGCGCGCTGCCGTACTTCATGGCGGGCCTGAAGATCGCGGGCGGCCTGAGCCTGATCGGCGCGGTGGTGGCCGAGTTCACGGCCGGCACGGCCGGCAAGGAAACGGGCCTGGCGTCGCGCATTCTCGAATCGAGCTTCCGCACCGAGATCCCGATGATGTTCGCGGCGCTGCTGCTGGTTTCGTTGCTGGGCATCGTGATCTTCATCGTGTTCGCCGCGCTCTCCCGCCTGGTATTGGGCCACTGGCACGAAAGCGAGATGCGCCGTGAACGCTAG
- a CDS encoding ABC transporter ATP-binding protein, translated as MDSTRTPPLVSLRNVGKRFANGTLALQGMSLDIGEHDFISFLGPSGCGKSTALRLIAGLTRLSSGEMAWSGANTGSAKDSKSDRDLGFVFQEPTLMPWAKVFDNVWLPLKLAGTSRDAAAPVVQQVLELVGLSRFADVYPRELSGGMKMRVSIARALVTHPRLLLMDEPFAALDEMTRIKLNNDLLAIWREHRFSIVFVTHSVYESVYLSNRIVVMAARPGRVIDEIRIDEPYPRGEEFRTSSRYNAHCTAVSQSLHGALHGLDIDH; from the coding sequence ATGGACAGCACCCGGACCCCTCCCCTGGTCAGCCTGCGCAACGTAGGCAAGCGCTTCGCCAACGGCACGCTCGCATTGCAGGGCATGTCGCTCGACATCGGCGAGCACGACTTCATCAGCTTCCTCGGCCCCTCGGGCTGCGGCAAGAGCACCGCGCTGCGGCTGATCGCGGGGCTCACGCGCCTGAGCTCGGGCGAGATGGCCTGGTCGGGTGCCAACACCGGCTCGGCCAAGGACAGCAAGAGCGACCGCGACCTGGGCTTCGTGTTCCAGGAGCCCACGCTCATGCCATGGGCCAAGGTGTTCGACAACGTCTGGCTGCCGCTCAAGCTGGCCGGCACCAGCCGCGACGCCGCCGCGCCGGTGGTGCAGCAGGTGCTGGAGCTGGTGGGCCTCTCGCGCTTTGCCGACGTGTATCCGCGCGAGCTGTCGGGCGGCATGAAGATGCGCGTGTCGATCGCGCGCGCACTCGTCACGCACCCGCGCCTGCTGCTCATGGACGAGCCCTTTGCCGCGCTCGACGAAATGACGCGCATCAAGCTCAACAACGACCTGCTGGCCATCTGGCGCGAGCACCGCTTCTCCATCGTGTTCGTCACGCACAGCGTGTACGAGTCGGTGTACCTGTCGAACCGCATCGTGGTGATGGCGGCGCGCCCGGGCCGGGTGATCGACGAGATCCGCATCGACGAGCCGTACCCGCGCGGCGAAGAGTTCCGCACCTCGAGCCGCTACAACGCGCATTGCACGGCGGTATCCCAATCCCTGCACGGAGCGCTCCATGGCCTCGACATCGACCATTGA
- a CDS encoding creatininase family protein, which produces MNTPPLRSRFWSDLTSEEFSRLDRERLIAVLPVGATEQHGPHLPMSTDTATIDGMVRATLPHLPDDLPVLFLPTVPYGKSNEHSRYPGTLTVSAATLIAMWKDIGACVAKAGVRKLVLYNSHGGQMSVMDIVARDLREEHDMMVVAANWYTLGLPDGLFTAHEGRHGIHAGDLESSVMLHLTPDYVRRDQFQNFSSMTEQLAAENKFLSITPSGKLGWQMHDINPAGAAGDATRATAEKGAAVLDHVGRRFVELLHEVDRFPLSRLANVPAWR; this is translated from the coding sequence ATGAATACACCTCCCCTGCGCAGCCGTTTCTGGTCCGACCTGACCAGCGAAGAGTTCTCCCGCCTCGACCGTGAACGGCTCATCGCGGTGCTGCCGGTCGGCGCCACCGAACAGCACGGCCCCCACCTGCCGATGTCGACCGACACCGCGACCATCGACGGCATGGTGCGCGCCACGCTGCCCCACCTGCCCGACGACCTGCCGGTGCTCTTCCTGCCCACCGTGCCCTACGGCAAGAGCAACGAGCACTCGCGCTACCCGGGCACGCTCACCGTGTCGGCGGCCACCCTGATCGCGATGTGGAAAGACATCGGCGCCTGCGTTGCGAAAGCCGGCGTGCGCAAGCTGGTGCTCTACAACAGCCACGGCGGGCAGATGAGCGTCATGGACATCGTGGCGCGCGACCTGCGCGAGGAGCACGACATGATGGTCGTGGCCGCCAACTGGTACACGCTGGGCCTGCCCGATGGCCTGTTCACCGCGCACGAGGGCAGGCACGGCATCCATGCCGGCGACCTCGAAAGCTCGGTGATGCTGCACCTGACGCCCGACTACGTGCGCCGCGACCAGTTCCAGAACTTCAGCTCCATGACCGAGCAACTGGCCGCCGAGAACAAGTTCCTCTCGATCACGCCCAGCGGCAAGCTCGGCTGGCAGATGCACGACATCAACCCCGCGGGCGCCGCCGGCGACGCCACGCGCGCCACGGCCGAGAAGGGCGCGGCGGTGCTCGACCATGTGGGCCGCCGCTTCGTCGAGCTGCTGCACGAAGTCGACCGCTTCCCGCTCTCCCGCCTGGCCAACGTGCCGGCCTGGCGCTAG
- a CDS encoding MFS transporter has translation MPPISPEETPIPPKRPQPSKLAALEPLKLPVFRMLWSTWLIANICMWMNDVAAAWMMTSLTSSPIWVALVQSASTLPVFLLGLPSGALADILDRRRWLVATQFWLAGTAIVLCAALALDVMTAPLLLALTFANGIGLALRWPVFAAIVPELVPRPQLPAALGLNGIAMNASRIVGPLTAGVLIASAGTVWVFALNAVLSVASGFVVLRWRRAHTPNPLGREKLIGAMRVGVQFVRQSQRMRAVLVRVSIFFFHSTALLALLPLLARNLKGGGAGTFTLLLAAMGSGAIIAVLFLPRLRQALGRDQLVLRGTLLQSGATAVMAVAPNAWVAVPAMFFGGMAWITVANSLSVSAQLALPDWVRARGMSMYQMAIMGASAIGAAIWGQVATVTTLQLSLVIGAISGTLVMLLALRWVTDVSGEDDTSPAAAGWAAGPPAEAPQEEGRVVITVEYIIDPARAAAFHLVMQQTRRARLSQGAIGWELLHDIVQPERYVEQIVDDSWTDHLRRFNRATASDMALRERRLAFHIGEAAPVITRYVVRR, from the coding sequence ATGCCACCCATATCCCCCGAAGAGACACCGATCCCGCCCAAGCGGCCGCAGCCCTCGAAGCTCGCGGCCCTCGAGCCCCTGAAGCTCCCCGTGTTCCGCATGCTGTGGAGCACCTGGCTCATCGCCAACATCTGCATGTGGATGAACGATGTGGCCGCGGCGTGGATGATGACCTCGCTCACCTCCTCGCCCATCTGGGTGGCGCTGGTGCAGTCGGCCTCCACGCTGCCGGTGTTCCTGCTGGGCCTGCCCAGCGGCGCGCTGGCCGACATCCTCGACCGCAGGCGCTGGCTGGTGGCCACGCAGTTCTGGCTGGCCGGCACCGCCATCGTGCTGTGCGCGGCACTGGCGCTCGACGTGATGACGGCGCCGCTGCTGCTGGCGCTCACCTTCGCCAACGGCATCGGGCTGGCGCTGCGCTGGCCGGTGTTCGCGGCCATCGTGCCCGAGCTGGTGCCGCGGCCGCAGCTGCCGGCCGCGCTGGGGCTCAACGGCATCGCCATGAACGCATCGCGCATCGTCGGCCCGCTCACCGCCGGCGTGCTGATCGCGAGCGCCGGCACCGTGTGGGTGTTCGCGCTCAACGCGGTGCTGTCGGTGGCCTCGGGCTTCGTGGTGCTGCGCTGGCGGCGCGCGCACACGCCCAATCCGCTGGGCCGCGAGAAGCTCATCGGCGCGATGCGCGTGGGCGTGCAGTTCGTGCGGCAGTCGCAGCGCATGCGCGCGGTGCTGGTGCGCGTGTCGATCTTCTTCTTCCACTCCACCGCCCTGCTGGCCCTGCTGCCGCTGCTGGCGCGCAACCTGAAGGGCGGCGGCGCCGGCACCTTCACGCTGCTGCTGGCGGCCATGGGTTCGGGCGCGATCATCGCGGTGCTGTTCCTGCCGCGGCTGCGCCAGGCGCTGGGGCGCGACCAGCTGGTGCTGCGCGGCACGCTGCTGCAGTCGGGCGCCACGGCGGTGATGGCCGTCGCGCCCAATGCCTGGGTGGCGGTGCCGGCGATGTTCTTCGGCGGCATGGCGTGGATCACGGTGGCCAATTCGCTCTCGGTGTCGGCCCAGCTCGCGCTGCCCGACTGGGTGCGCGCGCGCGGCATGTCGATGTACCAGATGGCGATCATGGGTGCGAGCGCGATCGGCGCGGCCATCTGGGGCCAGGTGGCCACGGTCACGACGCTGCAGCTGAGCCTGGTCATCGGCGCCATCAGCGGCACGCTGGTGATGCTGCTGGCCCTGCGCTGGGTGACCGACGTGAGCGGCGAGGACGACACCAGCCCCGCCGCGGCCGGCTGGGCCGCCGGCCCGCCGGCCGAGGCACCGCAGGAAGAAGGCCGCGTGGTGATCACGGTCGAATACATCATCGACCCCGCCCGCGCCGCCGCCTTCCACCTCGTGATGCAGCAGACGCGCCGCGCGCGCCTGAGCCAGGGCGCCATCGGCTGGGAGCTGCTGCACGACATCGTGCAGCCCGAGCGCTACGTGGAGCAGATCGTCGACGACTCGTGGACCGACCACCTGCGCCGCTTCAACCGCGCCACCGCGAGCGACATGGCGCTGCGGGAACGCAGGCTCGCCTTCCACATCGGCGAGGCGGCGCCGGTCATCACGCGCTACGTGGTGCGGCGCTGA
- a CDS encoding amino acid ABC transporter permease, with protein MEQPVLLFGWFRWDILVEYKDLFWQGAWMTLRMTVVCVLLGSSWGLCLALARLAQPRHAPWTWVARFFLRWPATVYVSFFRGTPLFVQILLIHFAVMPVFIHPTSGLLIDGELARTLKQEHGALISGVVALTLNSAAYISEVFRAGIQSISRGQFDAGRSLGFSPAQVMRYVVLPQAFRRMLPPLGNNAIALLKDTSLVSAIGLAELAYAARTVAGAYARYWEPYLAISVIYWVMTLVLTTMLRRLEIRLARSDRG; from the coding sequence ATGGAACAACCGGTGCTGCTGTTCGGATGGTTCCGATGGGACATCCTGGTCGAATACAAGGACCTGTTCTGGCAGGGCGCCTGGATGACGCTGCGCATGACCGTGGTCTGCGTGCTGCTGGGGTCCAGCTGGGGCCTGTGCCTCGCGCTCGCGCGGCTGGCGCAGCCGCGCCACGCGCCCTGGACCTGGGTCGCGCGCTTCTTCCTGCGCTGGCCCGCCACGGTGTACGTGAGCTTCTTTCGCGGCACGCCGCTGTTCGTGCAGATCCTGCTGATCCACTTCGCGGTGATGCCGGTGTTCATCCACCCGACCAGCGGCCTGCTGATCGACGGCGAACTGGCGCGCACGCTCAAGCAGGAGCACGGTGCGCTCATCTCGGGCGTGGTGGCGCTCACGCTCAACTCGGCGGCCTACATCTCCGAGGTGTTCCGCGCCGGCATCCAGTCGATCTCGCGCGGGCAGTTCGATGCCGGCCGCTCGCTCGGCTTCTCGCCCGCGCAGGTGATGCGCTACGTGGTGCTGCCGCAGGCCTTCCGCCGCATGCTGCCGCCCCTGGGCAACAACGCGATCGCGCTGCTGAAAGACACCTCGCTGGTGTCCGCCATCGGCCTGGCCGAGCTGGCCTACGCGGCCCGCACCGTGGCCGGCGCCTATGCGCGCTACTGGGAGCCGTACCTTGCGATCTCGGTGATCTACTGGGTGATGACGCTGGTGCTCACGACGATGCTGCGCCGCCTGGAAATCCGTCTCGCCCGCAGCGATCGGGGCTGA